Within candidate division WOR-3 bacterium, the genomic segment TCTTCAGGTCTCTTTTCGGACAACAGCCTGAAAAGCCTTTCAGCTTTCACAAGATCTGCCTGCTCTTCGTTTACTGCGGCGAGAGAATATAGAAAACGGATGTTATCCGGTTCGATTTGCACCAAGCGTTCAAGAATGCCCTCGGCATCGGCAAGTTTTCTTCTCTGTTGTAATAAAAGAGCGAGTGAATACCGGGCGTAAACGTCTGAGGAATCCGAAAGGACAGCTTTTGAATAAAAATACTCCGCTTTTTCAAGGTCCCCGATCTTCCTGTAAATGTTTCCCATGGCCAGATTCCCATGAAAGTTCAGTGAGTCAGCGACAATAGATATTTCGGCCGCCTCGTGAGCTTTCTCTGTTTCTCCGCATGCAAACAGAGCCCTGGCGTACAATCCGTTCGCCGTTGGAGATTCCGGGTTTATTTCAACCGCTTTTTTACTCTCAGAAAGAGCCTTTTTAAGAAGCTCCCGTACTTCATCGGTATCTTCATACTCTGTTTTCAGTCTGTTTATCTGTTCCAGATGGAAGGCGGCTGAATCTATGAGTTCGTCGAAGTTCGCTCTTTTCGAACAGTTCAGCAATATGCCTGACAGTAAAAACCCGGCAAACAATTTATATTTCACCTGTTTCCCCCTTAAAAACTTCTTCGGCTTTGCCCGAAATGAAAACGACGCCGTCGTCATTTTGAGAGATCGTTATATTCCCTCCTCTCTGTTCCGCCACTGCTTCTTTTTCAATTCTATTAATTCTCCTGAGAACTGAAAAAGCAGCGGCGGCTCCGGTTCCGCAGGAAAGTGTTTCTCCCGCGCCCCTCTCGTATACTCTTTGAGAAAAACGGTTCCTGTCGACGATTTTTACCGCCGAAACATTGACGCCGCCTGGAAATACGCCTGATGAAGAGACACAGTCAAAAAGCGATTTCAAATCAGTTTGAAAAACATCTTCGACAAAAACCACCGCGTGAGGGTTGCCGATTGAAACGCAGAAAAACTCTCCCGTAGATCCGCAATTGAGCTTTGCGGGAAATGCGTTTCCTGGCTTTAAAGATTCAAAATCAGGCTTTCCGATTGAGGTTTTGATTAAAGCTTTGTTTTTTCCGTCGTAATCAAGTATCTCACAAATTTTTTCTCCTGAATCCGTGTATACTCTGAAGTCGATTTTTCTCAAAACATTCATGTAAAAATACAAAACAGCAGACCTAAGTCCATTTCCGCACATTTCAGCAGGCGAGCCGTCACTGTTGAATATTTTCAATTTGAAATCGCATGTTTCATGGTTGCTAAGCAGTAAAAGGCCGTCGGCGCCTATTTTCATCCTTCTGTCGCAGAGTATTTTCGAGAGTTCTCCCGGGGGAATCCCCATAAGTTCTTTGTTGAAGAGGTCTATAATGATGTAATCATTCCCTGCGGCCTGATATTTATAAAAAACCATTGACAGGCTCCTCTTCATTAATTTTAAAACCGGTAAAATCCGGTTTAATTTTGACTGTTTTCTTTATTCTGCACGAATTCCATAACAAATTCAAGTTCATAGTTTGAAAAAATAAAACTGTTTTTATGTTAGAAAGAATTGTTGACTATCAATAAAAAATAATACCTGCGTATTGAATCATTTTTTGTTTTAATATAATATTAATCGGAGGGCCATTGGGAAAAAAAACTGTTCTGATTGTTGAAGACGAAAACTTAATTTCTCTGAGAATAAAGCTTGTTCTGGAACAAAACTCATTTGAAGTTATTGACGTAGTAGATTCAGCTGAAAAAGCTTTAAAAGTTCTCGAAAATTCAAAACCGGACATTATCTTGCTCGACATTCTTCTGTCTGGCGAGATGGACGGAATTACTGCTTCTTCCATTATTAAAGAAAAACATGACATACCCGTCATTTTTCTCACGGCAATAAAAGACAGCGAGCAGCTCGAAAGGCTTGCAAAATGCGACCATTACGGCGTAATTTACAAGCCTATTGAAGACAACGAAATAACGGCGACCATAGAAAAAGTTTTATCTTGCGGAAAAAAAGGATCTTCCGGCAATTCTGAAGATCGAACCACCGAAAACCCGGAATTATTTATTGAAAATATACTGAATGAAAAATCATTAAATCTCATCAACTCTATAACTCTGTTCCTGGACAGCAACGGTTACCTGCTCAAGATCAACTCCAGAGCCGAAGAAGTTTTCAAAATTAAATCAGATGAAATCACCGGTAAGAAACTTGATTCCGTTTTTGACATAAAAAGCGTAAAAAGCTGGAAACAACCGGCCAAGATATTGAAAGATCTCCTCGACAACGGGGACATCGAAATGTTTTCGACTTTCGTTGAACTGAACTTTAATGACATTGTTTTAGGTGTTTCAAAAATGAGCTCTGCTGTAAAAGATCCCGGTGGAAAAATCTCATTTTTCATTATCATACTCGAAGACAAACATTTCGAGGAAATCATGGACAATTTTTACAGAATTAGCTCTGAAAGAATCAAGGCTATAATTAACAACATCGGCGAAGGAATAGGAGTTGTCAACGGCGATGAAGTTTTTGTCTTTTCAAATCCAACAGCGGACAGAATTTTCGGAGTTTATCCACAAAGCCTTATTGGAAAAAATTTGAAGAGTTTTCTTTCTCGCGACCACTATCAGCTCGTTCTTTCCGAAACCGAAAAAAGAAAATTACTAAAAAAAACCACATATTTTATCGAAATTTCCCGTCCGG encodes:
- a CDS encoding tetratricopeptide repeat protein, translating into MKYKLFAGFLLSGILLNCSKRANFDELIDSAAFHLEQINRLKTEYEDTDEVRELLKKALSESKKAVEINPESPTANGLYARALFACGETEKAHEAAEISIVADSLNFHGNLAMGNIYRKIGDLEKAEYFYSKAVLSDSSDVYARYSLALLLQQRRKLADAEGILERLVQIEPDNIRFLYSLAAVNEEQADLVKAERLFRLLSEKRPEDPELWRAYARLLEKGGDTVRAKTLYYKADSIEYILYNE
- the dapF gene encoding diaminopimelate epimerase; the encoded protein is MVFYKYQAAGNDYIIIDLFNKELMGIPPGELSKILCDRRMKIGADGLLLLSNHETCDFKLKIFNSDGSPAEMCGNGLRSAVLYFYMNVLRKIDFRVYTDSGEKICEILDYDGKNKALIKTSIGKPDFESLKPGNAFPAKLNCGSTGEFFCVSIGNPHAVVFVEDVFQTDLKSLFDCVSSSGVFPGGVNVSAVKIVDRNRFSQRVYERGAGETLSCGTGAAAAFSVLRRINRIEKEAVAEQRGGNITISQNDDGVVFISGKAEEVFKGETGEI